In the genome of Arthrobacter sp. D5-1, one region contains:
- the mobC gene encoding plasmid mobilization relaxosome protein MobC, giving the protein MSDEESTHRPNLSRRRRANTPAGTKKRRDVWVTVEEEAALVARAEREKVTVPNLLVSSALAERTDSPTERRAIGAELMQLHNLLARSSNNINQLARQANATGEFPVEAREALKHLRTVAMRIDQAIEGLM; this is encoded by the coding sequence ATGTCGGATGAGGAGAGCACTCATCGCCCCAATCTGTCCCGCCGTCGTCGTGCGAACACTCCGGCGGGAACGAAGAAGCGCCGTGACGTATGGGTCACGGTGGAAGAGGAAGCGGCGCTTGTTGCGAGGGCCGAACGGGAGAAAGTGACCGTTCCGAACCTGCTGGTTTCATCGGCCCTGGCAGAGCGCACCGACTCACCCACGGAGCGCCGCGCAATCGGCGCTGAACTCATGCAATTGCACAACCTTCTTGCCCGTTCCTCGAACAACATCAACCAACTCGCGCGGCAGGCCAATGCCACGGGTGAGTTCCCCGTAGAGGCCCGCGAGGCTCTGAAGCATCTCCGGACCGTGGCTATGCGAATTGACCAGGCCATCGAGGGGTTGATGTAA
- a CDS encoding relaxase/mobilization nuclease domain-containing protein: MIPNITRGSRMGGLMVYLASTDSDKTKNAHTEPHLVAGDAAIMSWYDDGVLDRDDALAIAKHLEQPRKLFGVSVQIKDMQWDAAKKERVHVGYKDASVWHCSLSLRAEEGALTDQQWGDIANDFMDSMGFTAASGKPQCRWAAINHGTSENGNHHIHLAVSLIREDGTKASTHGDYKRAQNTCRELEVKYGLEQLSTVHATRGYDRAEKATAARDEREMHRSALARKVRASASASATEGEFVRRARDTGMLLRPRYAKNTTDVIVGYSVAERPKAGERPIWFGGGTLASDLKLGALREAWMDSPKLATEAAAEWNAAARNKRTVSKTGPEKAMPSPQVWVEYTRNATALAEQLRAIPLDDHATWAKAARDVSGAFAAWSHRLETTPGPLAETAAELSRTAQLRAPRQHGKPVALPSIAGTAMLFLAASSKNKTAAQAALMVQLANMAAAIYDMHLQSGRTREAERIRAVVATQLKPFAATMPRPVNVGATEQAVRREPVRNPVELGLRGMAPIRPGSVVPGTATPAKTPTRTGRESGPVLDR, translated from the coding sequence ATGATTCCGAACATCACCCGCGGTTCGCGCATGGGTGGCCTGATGGTTTACCTGGCATCGACCGACTCTGACAAGACCAAGAACGCACACACTGAGCCGCACTTGGTGGCTGGTGATGCGGCCATCATGAGTTGGTACGACGACGGCGTGCTGGACAGGGATGACGCTCTGGCCATTGCCAAGCACCTCGAGCAACCACGCAAGCTGTTCGGTGTTTCCGTTCAGATCAAGGACATGCAGTGGGATGCGGCCAAGAAGGAACGCGTGCACGTTGGTTACAAGGACGCCAGCGTGTGGCACTGCTCGCTGAGTCTTCGCGCTGAAGAGGGCGCACTGACGGACCAGCAATGGGGTGACATCGCGAACGATTTCATGGATTCCATGGGCTTCACTGCAGCTAGTGGCAAGCCACAGTGCCGCTGGGCAGCGATCAACCACGGCACGAGCGAGAACGGCAACCACCACATCCACTTGGCAGTGTCCCTGATCCGCGAGGACGGCACCAAGGCCTCTACTCACGGGGACTACAAAAGGGCACAAAATACGTGCCGGGAACTGGAAGTTAAGTACGGGCTAGAACAGCTTTCCACCGTGCACGCCACTCGTGGTTACGACCGCGCTGAGAAGGCCACCGCTGCACGGGACGAACGGGAAATGCACCGCTCGGCACTGGCGCGTAAGGTGCGGGCCAGTGCCAGTGCATCAGCAACGGAGGGAGAGTTCGTTCGCCGCGCCCGTGACACGGGAATGTTGCTGCGACCGCGGTACGCGAAGAACACCACCGACGTCATTGTCGGGTACTCCGTGGCCGAGCGACCTAAGGCCGGAGAGCGTCCGATTTGGTTCGGCGGTGGAACCCTTGCCTCGGACTTGAAGCTTGGTGCTCTGCGTGAGGCATGGATGGATTCTCCGAAGCTTGCTACGGAAGCTGCGGCGGAATGGAACGCGGCAGCTCGCAACAAGCGAACGGTCTCCAAGACCGGTCCTGAGAAGGCTATGCCGTCTCCGCAGGTGTGGGTGGAGTACACCCGCAACGCGACAGCTCTGGCAGAACAGCTGCGTGCCATTCCGTTGGACGATCACGCCACCTGGGCGAAGGCAGCCCGGGACGTTTCGGGAGCCTTCGCGGCTTGGTCGCACCGTCTCGAAACCACACCTGGACCGCTGGCCGAAACCGCTGCGGAGTTGTCCCGCACCGCGCAACTGCGTGCACCTCGCCAGCACGGCAAACCTGTCGCGCTGCCGTCCATCGCCGGCACCGCCATGTTGTTCCTGGCAGCATCGAGCAAGAACAAGACAGCGGCTCAGGCTGCGCTGATGGTGCAACTGGCGAATATGGCTGCGGCGATCTACGACATGCATCTGCAGTCCGGTCGGACACGGGAAGCTGAGAGAATTCGGGCCGTCGTTGCAACCCAACTCAAGCCCTTTGCAGCGACCATGCCCCGGCCCGTCAACGTAGGTGCGACCGAGCAAGCAGTAAGGCGTGAACCTGTCCGGAACCCTGTGGAGCTCGGCCTACGCGGTATGGCACCTATCCGTCCCGGCTCGGTTGTTCCAGGAACAGCAACACCGGCCAAGACACCCACGCGTACCGGACGCGAATCCGGGCCTGTACTCGACCGATAA